The region aagcaatccaaagatcattctagataagcctttggacgatttctaggagatccatatccctaaaatcgtccacccccaTATCCATAAAGATCCTTAgctcaaaacacaactatcacacatttgacagtttatgcccctttattcaattaatctctttaagtcaccaaattaattcctaatcaatttatttaattaaataatattattattcctttaacatattattcttataatatattaataataataatatctcttctctctataaaaaatcaccttgtcaagttgctatggtgaaggcaacccaaaaggaccatgcacaaatcgggtcaagtacttaccaaatatagttacagccttagacactaatccaacaagagcAATGGAGTCcatatgtgtgacaacccgttattttcaagtctgtaaaagtcaacaaaagtcaaacatgtTAAATAAAAGTCAAACACGTCAAGTATTatgtcaaataatattattagttATTTAAACATTTTATGTTGAGAATTTAATCCCAAAAATATGAACCAAATGCGAGGACCGAAATCCCCACAAAAAATCTTCGCAAACCTTCCTCTTCTTGGACCGAAAACGGTTCTCGGCCTGGACTGAAAACCCTCGCACATTCCACTTGCTTCGGGCCGAAAACAGATTTCGGTCTACATCGAAATCTCCTTTTCTCGGGTAGAGTTCCACACTGAAATCCTCTACTTTTTATCTCTTTGTCACACATTTCAAAGTGATATTACACCATCCAATGCATATATCACATCAAATATTAGTCATATATATAAGtacaaaaccgaaaacacaattCACAAATCAAATTTACATCCAAAATCCTTCATATTTCTCTCTCAATTTCGAACCATCTTCTTACCAACATTCACAGTGAATCAAAATCTTTCATATATAATTGTAAGTTTTCTATATATTATTTAGTGTTattacaattatattattgttagATTATAATATTTGCACATTATCATGTGTTTAAAACAATTAGGACACGATTAATTTCCCATGTTCTAGCCCGAAGTCACCATTTTATCATAATAACTAACCGCGACTACATACAAGGTGAGtacatacccctacgtttttattatttttcaatgttttatggGGTGAGGGGGGGGGATATAAGTATAACAGAAGGAATCTTGTGTTAACATTTTAAGGATTTCAAAGtattttcaaactcatttaactgtTTAAAACACCTTTTAAAATTAGTATTTTTActcagacacacacacacacacacacacacacacacacatatatatatatatatatatatatatatatatatatatatatatatataattcaaaggGCTTAGTACTAATAATTTCACTTTATTCCATTTTCCTTTTTTGGATTTAGGCTTAGGGTAGAATTATTTGTCTGACTACCATttcaatcttttatatatatatatatatatatatatatatatatatatatatatatatatatatataattcaaaggGCTCAGTACTAATAATTTCACTTTATTCCATTTTCCTTTTTTTGGATTTAGGCTTAGGGTAGAATTATTTGTCTGACTACCATTtcaatctttatatatatatatatatatatatatatatatatatatatatatatatatatatatatatatatatatatataattcaaaggGCTTAGAACTAATAATTTCACTTTATTCCATTTTCTTTTTTTGGATTTAGGCTTAGGCTAGAATTATTTGTCTCACTACCATttcaatcttatatatatatatatatatatatatatatatatatatatatatatatatataattcaaaggGCTTAGAACTAATAATTTCACTTTATTCCATTTTCTTTTTTTGGATTTAGGCTTAGGCTAGAATTATTTGTCTGACTACCATttcaatcttatatatatatatatatatatatatatatatatatatatatatatatatatatattgtagggtttcaaagtactTAATGGATTACGGCAATGAGCCcttttgatgaagtgtaggttaaaagtcCAAGACTTGTGTTTTccttataaatagtcatgtattattcataattaaggttaaaagtgagacaaaatgtcaagtgatcattcaacatatttttatttatgtgtgttcttattttccgcatcttgttcatcaaatcataaTTAGGGTAATAACCCTACAAAGTGGTGTTAGAGCgagtctttgaagatctattgattttgaAGTATCGAttcttaatttgatgatttttcgCACAAGTTATTAAATATTTTTGATGTTTCGGCGTCTTGGAATCAAGCATCAAGCAAGTGTTCATGAAGACTTATGTATTATGTTACTGTTCATCTTGGTGATTTCAATCCTACTCTCTTTTACTCATTATTTTTTTTGGATCTGTTTTGTTGTCTACCTCTAATAATAAAACGATTGCTCTTGGTATTTCTTGTCACTATTATATTCAGCCAATCATGGCCCAATTGTTTCTCGCGCCCATTACTGTCGATATATGTTCGTCATTTAATCCAATAACTTCCTAATTCACAAGTCAAACCAAAATGTCAAAATCAACGATGAAGTTGAATCGATGCTGCAAGTGTGATGTTTGGAACGAATGAAATCGTGATTGAGACTTAACCGGAACTATATAAGGGTGTTCGCCATTTGCAGATCatacctcaaaagtcaaaattgatgtGAACAACCTTACCTGTGAATGAATGAAATCGATGCTAGAAATCAATTGGTATGAATAATGGTCAAACCGAGATGCCAAAGTTGTGATAATGCAAATGCCTTAGTTGCGAAAATTCAGACTATGGATTCGTGGTTGTCTTTGATTCGCATCTGGATTTAATTTGATGACTCATAGCGAACCACTTGCAGTTGGATCTACGATCGGACTCGGATTCCGAGTCCCAGTTGGCACGAATTTCTGAAAGCGAATCTTGTGCTCGGAACGAAAGTGCAAATCAGTGTTGTTTGGATTCGTGTTTGACATTGATTCGTATTGATTCGCAGCGAACCTGTAGAACGGGTTTCGCAGCGAGATTGAAAGCTTTCTGAACTGGTTTGAAATTGAACTGCGAAGGGACTCGGAATCGTAGTCCGTGTTGGCTCGGATTCGCAACTCACATTTTGAATGAGACTCGTAGTTGCTGGGTTTCGCTATCGGTTCAATGTCGTAGCTTTGTTTCACCGTTCCAGTCATGCTCTTTAAATCAGGGGTAAATTGAGGAAGAAGACTCAATGATTCACTATTGGTCCCTGCAACTTCAACAAATTGTCGCTTTTGGTCCCTGTTGTTTTCACAGCATGGCAATTATGGACCAATACCAGAAACTGTTACAAATGAAGGGGAATATAATGCAGATTTATTACTTTAACCCCAAAATTTCATCAAAGTGATAGTTTCAGCCCCTTTTTTcgaaaagtttgcaaatttaagggctggtgaacagttttggattttttaacgcacatattttttcgtgaacagaaaattaAGGATTCTATCAAGTGTTGgtggttcggaaagtcgtttttcgtgataacgtcaaattttcacggctttttcggattttatacttcatcgtttatatcattttgtcacgGGGGCATAGTAATTTTTattccattcaagatcattctcatgaccattagaaggctttataatcctgttttttattataaatcgggggagaatttggtatggccattcgaaattggattagtgacttttcaaatttgaaattttttgataaagcttgtggtagaattatgaaggtagcttttacaataGCAGTTATTCATCGGGCTcttctaaagcttttacagagaagtgtcctttacagtagcagttcttcatcgagctcttcaaaggacttgttatatctccgacttctagtattttctctattaagtggcgttacgaatcttaaaatttgggttgttacatgattttttttggtggcttatatcattagcttatttgaagatcattgtgacttggagaggGAGTTCTTCAAAAAGAAGAAGTGATTTGGTTTCTTAATTCTGATATAGGTTTTTATGGTGGGTTTGGCTTTCTtgaagatctttgggattacattacaaaatgaagtttaaagacattacttcagtgcttggttAATATATCCTAGAACCCGtttttgaagaatcaagattcatgGATTGCTTTACATATTCCTCGTCGCGAGATCTTTTCTGATTTGCTAGATGCTTGATTTTGAAGTTGAAGCTTTGTCATCCATTTCATACTTTGAGGgagagattgtagggtttcaaagtactccatagattatggcaatgggcccccttgatgaagtgtaggttaaaagcccaagacttgtctttcccctataaatagtcatgtattattcataattagggtgaAGAGTGAGGCAACATATAGTCGCCACGTTGTGAAGTTTCttatgtagagttagattctttagtctattctgaaaatgtaatttattcctcatgttttgaataaatcgagtgatcattcaacATATCTTCTTTATTTGTGTATGTTCTTATTTtatgcatcttgttcatcaaatcataattaggggttatatatatatatatatatatatatatatatatatatatatatatatatatatatatatatatatatatatatatgaatgtaacAATTTATTTCAATCAATATAATATCCTTTGTAACATGCCAAGCAAAGGGGTATTCTCCTAAATATTTCATTTCaaacaaaacataaatataaactataataggtatagtttatagaGCATACTTACTAAGAATTTACctaataaattataatatgtataatttatgGAACACTTAcactattttactaagtcaagGATACAATACTAAAATAAACACTCTCGTACAATTACTTCACACTATGAGTATACTAGAAAAGGAACATACTTTCAGTTAATTTattacaaaataatttttcattattCAACACGTAACCGTCGATACAGTTTTTGTGAGATAACATCCACGTGCCTATTTAAGTACTATTAAAGTCCTGATGATTATAACTATAATCTCCCAACATAGAGCGagacaaatgtgtatagatctatacgggacagaaaatcccacacctaaattgttagctacagttaggccagcaggcctggggtgacaaatgtcgctGCAGTTCCCGGCGCATGAAAAATGTCATATCAAGCCTTCCTGCTCATTAGtgtggttataatgactcaccaaaagatattaacaacactaTTAGTGTATAAATACCTtaacaaaggttttataaaataataaactaTGCAGTTATAGCGGTCCAAAATCAAATATCGGTCAAGGACCGATATTTGATATATAGGTTATCACAGTGGGATATCAGTATTGTAATAttatgaaaattatatatattataaccaTTTAACGTAAAacgtatataaatataatagcaaCTAGCATGTTCAAAAAGTGTTAATGTTTAAAACACACATAAATATAATAGCAACTAGCATGTTCAAAAAGTGTTAATGTTTAAAACATACATAAATATAATAGCAACTAGCATGTTCAAAAAGTGTTAatgtttaaaacatatataaatataatagcaaCTAGCATGCTCAAAAAGTGTCATTATTTGACACATAATCTAATCGTAAGACATGAAATCTTCCTCCGAGCCCACATCACCTAAGGCATCCAATTGTTCATCAAGATCTTCCACTTCAACtcgaatatcatcatcatcatcgttatCATCTCTATAGCTATCTCTTTTGCTCCTAGCAGTTACCCTAACTTCTTCGGTTCCTCCCATTGGCTCTCGCATAGCTGACCAAAGAAGACCATCTCTACCATCAACAAACTCTTGAAGCTTAACTTCTGTTGGTATAACCCAATCATCATTTTCATCTACATCTCTCAATAAAATAGGATCCAAAGATCTGTTGGCTTTTAACGAGTTGAAGCGTCTTTGTAACCTTGTGTTGTATTGGATGAATACAAGATCATTTTTTGTTGTAAAAGACAATTTCTTTTCATTGAATGTAGCTGCATATAAAAAATAATAGAATTATTTAATGAAGTAAATAGGTTAAatgtaatattatttataaaaacactTGTTAGAAAGAACGTACATTGTCAAATGCACTCCAATTGCCTTCACAAGGTGAAGCACTACATGTTTGACTAAGGACTGTGATAGCAAATGTTTGGAGCAAAGGTGTGTCGATCCCATAAGTACGCCACCATATATCTACATTTtacaaatattaaataaataaagtgaCTTAATAAAAAAATGCTATAAAAACATGTGAATGTGTTTAAAATATTTTACTTACATGGTGCAACTTTTGTTCTAGCCCTTATAGCAGCTGAAGATCCAAATTGCCCAATTGAATCAATGTATAGGTTCAAGTCCTGCCTTAATTAATTTATCATTGTCATCATTATCAGGCACTAGACGATCAATTGCAACATAAAGTCCTGTCGCAATGTCTCTGTTCTTTCGTATCTCCCTTGAATTTTCCCCATGAAAAATGGCAGGGTTCAGGTAACATCCAGCTGTACATtcaataaatatttataaataaaactaAGCAATtctattaaattaataaatataaagtttaatACCCGCATGTAATGGATGATGAAGTTGGTCAGTCCATCTTGTTTGAATCATAGCCCAAACTGTAGTGATCATTCTTTCATTAGGTGTCCCAGTGAGATTTTTCTTGATTTGCTCCTTTGCTATATCCATTGCATCATCGATGTAACCCATACATGGCTTATCTTCTGTATGAACCAACCTGACAACATCTACCAAAGGAGCTAGGACTTGACAAGCTAAGTGTATGTTATCCCAAAATTCCTTTCTTGCCACTATTTGCTCGACTTTCTTTCCAACTGCCTGCTTTGCAAAGTCACTTTTCCTCCATTCTTCAGAAACAAACAATACTTGAATATGATGTCGATTCTCGTGGATACTCTGAATAGTATAAAACTGTGTTGCAAACCTAGTTACACAAGACCTGTGCAACTCCTTGTTCTTTGTCAACTTCCTCATCAGATTAAGAATCCTCCTGTGGTTGTAAATGTAAACAACTATTGCTCTCGCATCAGTCAGAGCAGTCTTTATCTTTGGTATTTTCTCACCAATATCTCCTATCATGAGATTCACACAATGTGCTGCACACGGAGTCCAAAACAACTTTGGATGTTGTTCTTCTAAAATCTTTCCGGCAACTTTAAAGTTTGACCCGTTGTCTGTAAtgaactaataaataaataaaaaagagtaTAATTagtaaaatcaacaaaaaaaagttaaaataacAATTAATAGTTAGAAAACTAGAAAAATAAAACTACTTGTACCATGTTCTCCTCTCCAACATCTTTTATCACCTCATTTATCATCTCCACAATCAATTGAGCATTCTTCACATGCTCTGATGCATCAATTGATTTCAAAAATACTGTTCCAAGAGGACAATTAACTAAGAAATTTATAAAACATCTTCATTTCCCGTATGTCCAAAAATCAGACATAAATGCTACACCGATATTCCTCCCAATGTGGCCGGAACGAATCCACAAACTTTTGAGTATCTTCTAAACGTTTTTTCATCAGTGTGACGTGAATATTATGATAAGATGGAGCTGGCATACCTAATATAAATTCATAAACTTAAGTATGTAAGTAATAATCAAATAATGAATAAATCTTTAATCACATTTAAATGCCTCTTTTGTATTCTCCAATTGAATAGATCATATCTTGGAAACTTTCGTCACGCACGACATTGAAGGGTAAACCAACCGAATAAGCCCAAGTTGCAATTTTATCCCAAGCATTCATCTTTAACTTCTCTTTTATTGGATTATTTTTATCCAACGTAATTTGCTTTGTTTTTTCTTGATTAATCGGAAACATTGTATCGATAGGCCCTCTTAAATTGCTAGAACCCACaaaatttttcttttttgaaacatttcattTTACACTAACTTCTTGAACATCAAGTTCTTCATCCTCAACTTCATCAGAAAGATCAACCGTGCTTGATCTAAGTATTTgtatatttcttttcttttctataTTTATCCTATCTTTTTCTTTCATTGATGCCATGACTCTCTTCTGGATATCCACAATCACATTCGGACAACCGGTGACTTGTCCTCCGGTATGAGTAAGATGTTGCTTAACTCGTGTGATTCCTCCACTTATTTTCTTACCACATAATGTGCACCAAATGCTTTGTTTTTTCAAGGGATCTCTCCACTCTCCCCATTCCCATGCCATATCTCCATTTAAACATTTTATGCCAGTTCCAGCATCAGATGATATTGTATTAGTGTTTGTGTTTGTTGGGTTTACAGATGCATGTGAGGATGGATCATTCATTGTCAAATCTGTTTCAAAAAAAGAATCAATAACACAAAAATATTATCAAACTTGTAGACACTAACTAGTATCTACTTTAAAACTAAGTATTTAACAAATTGTGCCAAATTGAAAAAACATTAATGCATTATCAGTTAACACTAGCTAATACCATTTTCCATAGAGGCATCGACTTAACAGTTAACACTAGCAGTTAATTGATTGCAAAAACTTAAATAGTTAATGTAACAACTAACAACACCTTCAAGTAAAACAATGAATTAAGAAGAAAGGTGCGAGGGTAGCTACCTTGCCGGTAAAACAATGAATGAAGAAGAAAGGTGCGAGGGTAGAATTATAACAGTACGAGCGTAGCATCATAGCTTCAGTAGTTAAGTTAATTTACTTATTTAACTTAAAAAATAGGATGGAGTAAAGAAGAAAGGTACCTTGGTTGCTGCCTTGCCGGAGGTTGAAAGCGAGCCGGAGGTTGAAAGCGAACAGCAGAACCGTAGCTCCTTAATGGCGGAAGGGTAGCTttcaatgaagaagaagaaaggaacaagaGTCGTCGCAGGTTCCAAAGTCCAAACAAATCGAAATTGTTGTTGCTGCCTTGCCGGAGGTTGAAAGCGAAGTAGCGAACTGAGAAAGACGATCGGATTGATATTCTAGGTTTAAGTTTGGGTTTACAACTTTAGAGAATGAGGTGTATCCGTGTATGTGTAATTGTGAATCCGTATGGGCTAATCTGCTAAGGATCCACATAAATTAACTCCaaaaaattaatgtttttggGCTTAGCTACTATTTGGCCCGAAAATAAAATTTCTGGAAAATCGGTGATATACCGATATTTATGAATCAAAATATCGGTCAAATATCAGTAATTATCGACGATATTCGCGGTTTCGATATTGTGGACCGATATTTGATACCGATATTTTAAGAAGTGCCGATAACCGATATCCCACCTGGATATCACTTGGAAATCGGCGATTTTAACTGCATAGATAATAAAACTACAACATAACAATTTACAGTATAATACTACGACTTACATTACAGTAGGCGGATCCAGGCTCACACACAATTACAGAGTTTTAAATGAGTACAGATACAACATACTAGTTTACAATACAGAGAAACATACATTGCAGAAAACATTCTTTTTAAAGTTTTATTGTGAATTAAAACTACATTACTGTATTTCAGAGTACAACAAAACTTACACCGTTTGTTTTAtggttttaaaactatttttcatcacttaagaaaatattggattttctgaaaaacatacattttcaaggaatagataacaaaatTTTATTCATAAATGTTTATGAACtaaccaacttaaatgttgatactctcttttcaaagaacttgtattctcagggaaccaataGATAGGTACATCCACATGCTttaagaagatggagcattatagagtcacgtcttttagtTTTTGCTATATATTTTGTTATCAATATACAAGGATTTGAACACATATGTAAAAgcttatactttattaatataaAGGTTGTTGTggtttgattactattatgcaattgttgtgtTACtgaacatgaagtcatccaccccggacgttttcgccgctctggtttgggggtgtgacagattggtatcagagcattgtttatagtgaaatcAATATATCaagccataaaagatatacaactataaatacaatggggctaaagcactctgactaaaagtatacttttaaaatataagtattttacaagaagtatactaacatgcatacataccaGAAACAGTATCACATTCATAACTACATAAAAGTAattggatgttggacactgcagttaaacctagacagttatgtagtcatatatgggataaatatagcctgattaacaatgtttatttgagatacaaccaacatgtgtttgggagtgatcatagtgttgcgacaagtctaaaacttaccaacactatatACAATAAGaactctagaaccaaacataaagttaaaatgctataggagtattttaaggCACTATAATACTAGAACCAATTATGTGAAAACAAAGGACCCTTGCTGGTAGATCTATATGTACTAAGTGTATACATTACGGttatatataattagggtttcatagacttagaatttgtggtttAGCTTtaactccttttccttgtttggatgtggatatagagtagaaTCATTTATGCGAGGTCTATTCGACctgagttatatataattagtatacaCTATGTAATTATAGGGGGACCTATTATGGGTCATACCATACAAATTCATTATCAGTGTAACTATAAGTTTCTTATATTGGAACATGAAATTGTTTACTTGCTTTAGTAGACTACTATTCATCTATAGAACAATATTAAAGTCGGGATAGGATTCGTTTAGAAGTAAGATATATATTGTTCATTATCACCTGACTCACAACCACTATAGAGGATTTACCATTAGTTCCTCTTTACTTAGTATAGAGAAAGAAGCCGCCAAGAAGAAATCCTAGgcacaccacctccaccactgcTGCCACCTCCATAGTTTGACTCTGCTATGTTCCAAGTAGTAGTCACAGTTGCCGTGGTAGTAGCCATGACGCATATCAATACAACTGGTAATAGTGGAGTGGGTAGTGGTGCTCACCCATCTAACCACGAAGAAAGTCACAGACTACCAAGGGAGTGTTCATATAAAGACTTCACCAATGGAAAACCTAAATCCTTTGATGGAACCGGGGGAGTCATTTCCTTAACTCAACGGTTTGAGAAAACTGAAGCAGTCACCGAAATCTGCTCGTGCCCTGAacggagcaaagtgaagtttgctgcctgcaccttctctgACCAAGCccttacatggtggaatggccatgtcaagtcactgacTCTTACAATGGCTAACTCAATGGGATGGGAAAATTTGAAAAAATTTATGATgcaagagtactgcccaaggggtgaaatgcaaaagcttgagcaagaACTTTAGACCTTACCATGACAGGTTCCGACATAGCAACTTACACTACTAGATTCAGTGATCTAGCAACTTTTTGTCCCGATATGGTTACCCCAAAAAGTAAGAAAATCAAGAGAcatatctggggactatcacctcAGATCCAAGGGAATGTGCTTGCTTCGAACCCTGCTACATTCGATAGTGCCAATCATCTGGCTCAAACACTAGTAGATCATGGAGTTCGTCAAAGGCTTCATAATTGTCATTCCCGAGCAACCTAAAGAAAGAAACAACAAAAacaagaagttttggaacaaaaggaagggtcaATCTTTGCAAGAGCCCTCCAAGAAGCAacagatagtggcagtccatgtTGCTACTGTTCCTATTGTTGTTCATGTTACCCCAGCACCAATAAAGCAATATGTTGGGAATCTgtcaaagtgcaacaaatgaaaTTTCCATCACATAGGAAATTGTCATGAAATGCACTACAAGAACTGTAACAGAaaggggcacaccgcccgttTCTATAGGTCACCGGCATAACCAATCAcccaagtgttgggttttgagcaatctaacacttcctaagtgtgcatgcaaccctaataaaccttggatctatgtttgtctaaatacatgcaaaataataattttccaatgtttataacctatctaacatggcatggggaacatttcaacataaaagagttagaagagattacataccttttgatgattttggttcttaggagtttgagggccaagcaccaatagtgtgaatgcctcaaatggaatcacaaaacaccacaaactcttggaaaactttgagagagtatacacacttgtatatttcggccacacacaagctcacacacacactagttcactagttgccatttcatgcatcataaACATGCTTATAtaatgtgcatggttagggtaaaaccctaataacccatgtcttttcctttccaaggatccatgggttaaaagctccatggatcatccatggacttccatataagcctagcccattaacaaatgagtattagcccacaccatataaaatcaatagcccataatctaattagtcttccttttaatctctaaattaattcataattaatttaagactaagactaattaaataacataactttatattaatatattataacttataatatattaataaacatatgtgtataactctcataaaattatccataaatagtttggatgagatgcaacccaaatggaccatgccggtcgggtcaagtatatactaaataagttatggacttagacaccttatccaacagactcccacttggataagtctaataactgtatttgcctatgtaacttcaggaaccaaccagcaatcgtagctctcgaagactccgtcgaactatgaagcgccattttaagacaagtaatcatataatcctctgttctcatgatatcagccagacaaacacatg is a window of Lactuca sativa cultivar Salinas chromosome 1, Lsat_Salinas_v11, whole genome shotgun sequence DNA encoding:
- the LOC111908298 gene encoding uncharacterized protein LOC111908298, giving the protein MFPINQEKTKQITLDKNNPIKEKLKMNAWDKIATWAYSVGLPFNVVRDESMPAPSYHNIHVTLMKKRLEDTQKFVDSFRPHWEEYRLFLKSIDASEHVKNAQLIVEMINEVIKDVGEENMFITDNGSNFKVAGKILEEQHPKLFWTPCAAHCVNLMIGDIGEKIPKIKTALTDARAIVVYIYNHRRILNLMRKLTKNKELHRSCVTRFATQFYTIQSIHENRHHIQVLFVSEEWRKSDFAKQAVGKKVEQIVARKEFWDNIHLACQVLAPLVDVVRLVHTEDKPCMGYIDDAMDIAKEQIKKNLTGTPNERMITTVWAMIQTRWTDQLHHPLHAAGCYLNPAIFHGENSREIRKNRDIATGLYVAIDPAIRARTKVAPYIWWRTYGIDTPLLQTFAITVLSQTCSASPCEATFNEKKLSFTTKNDLVFIQYNTRLQRRFNSLKANRSLDPILLRDVDENDDWVIPTEVKLQEFVDGRDGLLWSAMREPMGGTEEVRVTARSKRDSYRDDNDDDDDIRVEVEDLDEQLDALGDVGSEEDFMSYD